One window of Bacillus sp. (in: firmicutes) genomic DNA carries:
- a CDS encoding EAL domain-containing protein: MEFKKIMESKSLATFFQPILELESGETLGYEVLNRPARSRLFPNTEEFYNFVGQTEQVFSFECFCRNLSLSRFIAKTKENTLKNNLLIFINIHPNVLLDSNYHSGETLQLLQELGIKPSQVVFELTEKSAVTDFTLFEKVLSNYRSQGFRIAIDDVGSGYNSLKTLVYLKPEFIKLDQSLIKNIDQNIEQQQLVALIIEYANQSSTKIIAEGIETVGELRFIYEKGVHYGQGYALGKPQEDIRPGVMRI, encoded by the coding sequence ATGGAATTTAAAAAAATAATGGAAAGTAAATCATTAGCTACATTTTTTCAGCCCATTTTAGAATTAGAATCTGGCGAGACATTAGGCTACGAAGTATTAAACCGTCCTGCTCGTTCCAGACTATTTCCGAATACTGAAGAATTTTATAATTTTGTTGGCCAAACAGAGCAAGTATTTTCATTCGAGTGTTTTTGTAGAAATTTATCGCTCTCACGTTTTATTGCTAAGACAAAAGAAAATACTCTCAAGAATAACCTCTTGATTTTTATAAATATTCACCCTAACGTATTATTAGATTCAAACTACCATAGTGGCGAAACACTCCAACTTTTACAAGAGCTAGGTATAAAACCTAGTCAGGTTGTTTTTGAGCTAACAGAAAAAAGTGCAGTAACAGACTTTACATTATTTGAAAAAGTTCTCTCAAATTACCGTTCACAAGGATTTCGAATTGCAATTGATGATGTAGGTTCAGGGTACAATAGCCTCAAAACGTTAGTTTATTTGAAACCAGAATTTATCAAGCTTGACCAATCACTTATTAAAAATATAGACCAAAATATTGAGCAACAGCAATTGGTTGCTTTAATAATTGAATATGCAAATCAATCTTCTACAAAAATTATCGCTGAAGGCATAGAAACAGTAGGTGAACTAAGATTTATATATGAAAAAGGCGTACATTACGGGCAAGGCTATGCGCTAGGGAAACCACAGGAGGATATTCGACCAGGGGTAATGCGGATTTAA
- a CDS encoding aromatic acid exporter family protein, with the protein MTLGPRVIKTGIAVTLALYICSIFKLESAVFAGVAAIFTIQPSIYRTWKQVWDQVQTNTLGALIAICAVYFIGNDPIAIGLVMIIVILISLKLKMAETITLTLVTVLAIMSAPTNEDLSFALHRFEIILIGMTSALLVNILIYPPNYKKNYVDKVHAVFENMSLLMSTSISNEMTEKSHQKQMKELENDILKLEEQYRLFDEEREKMAKINNMNLREIVVFKQMLKSLQQGFIVLENIDEFYFQCKRNSEENHLFDQQIEQLLKYHKLFLLKYDGIIKNDEPQLDEDIMTRTISFLEKVLDSHNEDREKKINLTVISSSIYKYAYQIERLNRLIEQYNKKVQ; encoded by the coding sequence GTGACGTTAGGGCCACGAGTCATTAAAACGGGCATTGCTGTGACGCTTGCGTTATATATTTGTTCAATCTTTAAGCTTGAATCAGCTGTGTTTGCCGGAGTAGCTGCCATTTTTACAATCCAGCCGTCGATTTACCGAACATGGAAACAGGTGTGGGACCAAGTACAGACGAATACATTGGGTGCTTTAATCGCCATTTGTGCTGTCTATTTTATTGGGAACGATCCGATTGCCATTGGTCTTGTTATGATTATCGTTATTTTAATAAGTTTGAAATTAAAGATGGCAGAAACGATTACCCTTACGTTAGTTACTGTGCTGGCGATTATGAGTGCACCGACAAATGAAGATTTAAGCTTTGCTTTGCATCGCTTTGAGATTATTTTAATTGGAATGACCTCGGCTTTATTAGTAAATATTCTCATTTATCCACCAAATTACAAAAAAAATTACGTGGACAAAGTTCATGCAGTGTTTGAAAATATGTCGCTCTTGATGAGCACATCAATATCGAATGAAATGACCGAAAAATCACATCAGAAGCAAATGAAGGAATTGGAGAATGATATTTTAAAATTAGAAGAACAATACAGGCTATTTGATGAAGAGCGCGAGAAAATGGCAAAAATAAATAATATGAATTTACGGGAAATTGTTGTTTTCAAACAAATGTTAAAATCGCTCCAGCAAGGGTTTATTGTGCTAGAAAATATAGACGAGTTTTATTTTCAATGTAAGCGAAACTCGGAAGAAAATCATTTATTTGATCAACAAATCGAACAATTACTAAAGTATCATAAGCTATTTTTATTAAAGTATGATGGCATCATTAAAAATGATGAACCACAACTTGATGAGGATATTATGACACGTACAATCTCTTTTTTAGAAAAAGTCTTAGATTCCCACAACGAAGACCGCGAAAAAAAAATCAATCTTACTGTAATCAGTTCGTCCATTTATAAATATGCCTATCAAATTGAACGGTTAAACAGGCTTATTGAACAGTACAACAAAAAAGTACAATAA
- a CDS encoding GNAT family N-acetyltransferase, with product MYRSEFFLFHDGKSFPVVIRNYTREDFDELIQIQSECFPPPFPSELWWDKEQLTNHVTLFSDGALCIEVDGKMAGSMTSLIVNFDEKSPKHTWEEITDNGYIRSHNPNGNTLYIVDIAVRPSFRKYGLGKLMMQAMYHVVIQQGLERLLGGGRMPGYQQVAGQLSAEEYIRAVVEGKLKDPVITFLLRCGRKPLAIVENYLDDKESHHYGVLMEWKNPFIHF from the coding sequence ATGTATCGAAGTGAATTTTTTCTTTTTCATGATGGCAAGTCATTTCCAGTCGTCATCCGTAATTACACACGGGAGGATTTTGATGAACTGATTCAAATCCAGTCTGAATGTTTTCCACCTCCTTTTCCGTCTGAATTGTGGTGGGATAAGGAGCAACTCACCAATCATGTTACATTGTTTTCGGACGGTGCATTGTGTATCGAGGTTGATGGTAAGATGGCAGGTTCGATGACCAGCTTAATCGTCAATTTCGATGAAAAAAGTCCAAAGCACACATGGGAAGAAATCACCGATAATGGCTATATTCGTAGTCATAATCCTAATGGAAATACGCTTTATATTGTCGATATTGCTGTCAGGCCAAGCTTTCGCAAATATGGTCTAGGCAAATTGATGATGCAGGCGATGTACCATGTTGTCATTCAGCAAGGCTTAGAGCGGCTTCTTGGCGGAGGGCGGATGCCAGGCTATCAACAAGTAGCAGGGCAGCTATCTGCTGAGGAATACATCCGAGCCGTCGTGGAGGGGAAATTAAAGGATCCAGTTATTACGTTCTTATTACGATGTGGAAGGAAGCCACTGGCGATTGTTGAAAACTACTTGGATGATAAGGAATCACATCATTATGGTGTGTTGATGGAGTGGAAAAATCCGTTTATACACTTTTAA
- a CDS encoding carbon-nitrogen hydrolase family protein, which produces MKIRVSAVQYHLHTIKSFEEFANQCEHYIKTAQEFGSEFVLFPEFFTTQLLSIGNEQGVGLTINELPAFTEQYIRLFKKFAEETGMHIIGGTHVVERNHLFYNVAHLFYPDGRVEEQAKLHITPTEIQEWNMSAGDSFKIFDTDKGKIAILTCYDIEFPEIVRIAKAKGADVIFCPSCTDDRHGFHRVRYTSHARAIENQVYVVVTGTVGSLPTVDFMRANFGQAAVITPNDIPFPPKGLLVEGEINQDMIVTADLDLRLLYEVREKGSVTTWRDRRTDLYVDWETI; this is translated from the coding sequence TTGAAAATTAGAGTATCAGCCGTTCAATACCATCTGCACACGATAAAATCTTTCGAAGAGTTTGCCAATCAATGTGAACATTATATAAAAACGGCTCAGGAGTTTGGCTCAGAGTTTGTACTATTTCCGGAATTTTTTACAACACAGCTATTATCAATTGGAAATGAACAAGGGGTGGGCTTAACAATAAATGAATTACCTGCTTTTACAGAGCAATATATTCGTTTATTTAAAAAATTCGCTGAGGAAACAGGAATGCATATTATCGGCGGTACACATGTTGTTGAGAGAAATCATCTGTTTTATAATGTCGCTCATCTTTTTTACCCAGATGGAAGAGTGGAAGAACAGGCTAAACTTCATATTACACCGACAGAGATCCAAGAATGGAATATGTCTGCAGGCGATTCATTTAAAATATTTGATACAGATAAGGGCAAGATTGCGATTCTCACATGCTATGATATTGAGTTTCCGGAAATTGTTAGAATCGCAAAAGCAAAGGGAGCCGATGTTATTTTTTGCCCATCATGTACAGATGATCGTCATGGATTTCACCGAGTTCGCTATACAAGCCATGCCCGTGCCATTGAAAATCAAGTATATGTTGTCGTCACAGGGACAGTCGGTTCGTTACCAACAGTAGATTTTATGCGAGCTAACTTCGGGCAGGCAGCTGTAATCACACCTAATGATATTCCGTTTCCACCAAAGGGACTTTTAGTAGAAGGGGAAATTAATCAGGACATGATCGTGACAGCAGACCTAGATTTACGTTTGCTTTATGAGGTACGTGAAAAAGGCTCGGTAACGACTTGGCGAGACCGTCGTACCGATTTATATGTTGATTGGGAAACTATATAG